A window of Streptomyces sp. Je 1-332 genomic DNA:
AAGGTGAACCTGGTCGGCGTGGACGAGGCGCAGCTGCCGCAGCTGATCATGTCGGCGGCCGCATCCGGCAAGCTCCCGGACGTCATCGGCGCCGTCCCCATGGGCCAGGTCTGGCAGATGTACGGCAACGGCCTGCTGAACACGAAGGTCGCCGAACAGATCGTCCAGGACCTGGACCCGGACACCTTCAACGCCAACGCCCTGTCCCTGACCGAGGACCACGGCACCCGCCTCGGCGTCCCCTCCGACGCCTGGCTCCAGCTGCTGGTCTACCGAAAGGACCTCTTCGCCGAAGCCGGCCTCAAGGCCCCGGACACCTACACGAAGGCCCGGAAAGCGGCGGCCGCTCTCGACAGCGACGGCAGGGCGGGCATGTCCGCCGCCACCGACCCCTCGGACGTCTTCACACAGCAGAGCTTCGAGGACCTCGCCCTGGCCAACGGCTGCCGGCTGGTCGACGCGGCCGGCAAACCCGCGCTCGACTCACCGCAGTGCCGTGAGGCCTTCGCCGCGTACGACGATCTCGCCCGCGAACACGGCGCCTCCGGCACCCAGAGCGTGGACACCACCCGCGCCACCTACTTCGCGGGCAAGTCCTCGATGATGATCTGGTCGTCCTTCCTGCTCGACGAGTTGGCCGGCCTGCGCTCGGACGCGCTGCCCAGCTGCCCGCAGTGCAAGAAGGACCCCAAGTTCCTCGCCCGCAACACCAACGTGATCACCGCTCTGCAGGGCCCCGACGGCAAGGAACCCGCCCAGTTCGGCGAGATCACCTCCTGGGCCGTCACCAGGACCGCCGAGACCGGCGCCTCCCGCAAGTTCATCGAGTACATGATGAGCAAGGGGTACGAGGACTGGTTCGGCATGGCCCCCGAGGGCAAGATCCCGGTCCGTACCGGCACCCAGAGCGAGCCCGGAACCTTCGACCGGGCCTGGCGCTCCAGCGTCATGGGAGTCGACCGCCGCGCCTCCATGCAGAAGGCCTACCCGCCGGAGCTCCTGGACCGGCTCGTCGCGGGCGTGGGCAACATGAAGCGCTGGGGCCTCACCGAGGGTCAGGGCACGTTGGTGGGGGCCACCAACGGAGAACTGCCCGTGGCCAAGGCCATCGGCGCGATGACCAGCGGCCAGATCTCACCGGACGAAGCCGCCGAGGAGGCCAACGACGAGGTGGCCGCCCTCCAGAAGTCCCTCCAGTAGCCGGCCGCACAGGCGCTCCCCTCAGACGGTCCTTCAGGCGCTCTTCCCGGCGCTCCTTCTTCGAGGTAACCCATCCATGAGCACACTCCAGAGCGGCGCGAAGAAGCGCCGCGACCACCAATCCCGGCCTGCCGGCAAGAACCAGCCGCAACTCTCCGGCAAGAACCAGCCGCAGTCCGCCAGCAAGCGGGAGAACCGCGCCGGACTCGCCTTCGTGACCCCCACCTTCCTGGTGGTCCTGGTCGTGGTGATCCTGCCGATCCTGTGGACCGTCCTGCTCGCCTTCCAGCACGCCAAGCTCGTCAACATCCAGGACAGCGGTCTCTTCGGCCGCTGGACCCTCGCCAACTTCGAGCAGGTATTCGGCTCGCCCGGCTTCTGGAGCAGCCTCGGTACCACGCTGCTCTACACCGTCGGCTCCACCGCGGGCTCCGTCGTCCTCGGTCTCATCGCGGCACTCGCCCTGCGCAAGCCCTTCCGCGGCCGGGGCATCCTGCGGGCCGCGATGCTCCTGCCGTACGTCGCGCCGGTGGTCGCCGTCGCCTTCGTCTGGGAAGTGGCGCTCAGCCCCCAGTTCGGCATCGTCAACGAATGGGGCCACAAGCTCTTCGGCTGGGACGACCCGATCGCGTTCCTGTCCACCCGGTCCTACGAAGTGAGCCTGCTCGGCGTGCACTTCGACATCCCGCTGGCACTGCTCACCGTCATAGCCTTCGAGACCTGGCGCTACTTCCCCTTCGCCTTCCTCTTCATGCTCGCCCGCCTCCAGGCCGTACCCAGCAGCCTGGAAGAGGCCGCGGAAGTCGACGGAGCCACGCTGACCCAGCGCTTCCGCCACATCCTGCTGCCGCAACTGATGCCCGTCATCGCGCTGTTGTCCGTCCTGCGCTTCATCATGACGTTCAACAAGTTCGACGACATCTACCTGCTCACGGGCGGCGGCTCCGGCACGGACGTCGTGGCCGTACGTGTCTACGACTTCCTCACCTCACGCTTCGACGTCGGCGCCGCATCCGCCCAGGCACTGGTCCTGGCCGTCGCGCTGATGGCCCTCCTGGGCATCTATTTCAAGTTCTTCGGCAAGAAGGTGCAGGAGGAGTCGGCATGACCCGGACCCAGACGATGACCCGAGCGGGGACCGAGCAGCCGCAGCCGGACGGCCCCCGCTCCGAGCCTCGGCGCCGCACGCCGCGTCCGACCCGCGCGCAGTTCGAGGAGCGCTTCTTCGGCGTCCTGCGCTGGGTCGTGATCGCCTTCCTCGCCGCGATCACGATCGTGCCCTTCTACTACATGCTCCTGCTGTCGGTGAAGCCCATCGACGCACTGCTTCTCGACCCCGGCAACCTCTGGGTCTCGGCCAAGGACTTCACCCTCAGCACGTACGAGAACGTCCTCAAGTCGTCCTCCGACGGCGGCCAGGGCTTCCTCGGCATGCTGCTCAACTCGGCACTCGTCGCCGTCGCCACGGTCCTGCTGACCCTGGCCGCCGCGGTACCCGGCGCGTACGCGGTCAGCCGACTGAAGTTCTTCGGCAACCGGCACGTCAGCGCCATCTTCCTGGCCGTCTACCTCTTCCCCGCGACGCTGCTCGCGGTGCCGCTCTTCGTCATGTTCGCGAAGATGGGGCTCTCCGGCAGTCTCGTCGGTCTGGCCATCGTCTACATCGCCCAGACGGTCCCGGTCTCGATCTACATGCTGAAGAACTACTTCGTCACCATCCCCCACAGCATCGAGGAAGCGGCGGCGATCGACGGGGCCTCACGGCTGCAGACCGTCCGCAAGATCATCCTGCCGCTCGCCACGCCTACCCTGATGGCCACCGGCCTTTACGTATTCATGATCGCGTGGAACGAATTCCTCTTCGCGCTCCTCTTCCTGGCCGCCGAGCCCGACAAGTGGACGGTCTCGCTGGGACTGCAGCAACTGGCCAACGGCATCGAGGTGTCCAAGACCGTACTGATGGCCGGGTCGGTCATCCTCACCATCCCCGTGGTACTCCTGTTCTTCGCCGCCGAACGGCTCCTGACCGAGGGCCTGACCAGCGGCGCGGACAAGGGCTGACACCGGCTCAGCACGACGGCAGCCAACAGCCGTACGGCTCGACCGGCCGACGGCATGCACCACACGCATCACACGCACGACACGGCACAGATCAACAGGACAGGACGGGGACGGCGGGCATGGCAGGAAACCAGGCCAGCGCAGGGCACCTGCTGCAGCTCATCCGCAGCGGACAGGCCACCACGCGCGGAGCACTCCAGCAGGCCACCGGACTCTCCCGGTCGACGGTGGGCCACCGGCTCGACCAGCTCTTCGCGGCCGGCTGGCTGCGCGACGCGACGGGCGCCTCCACCGGCGGACGCCCCTCCGCCCGCCTGGAGTTCGACCCGACGCACGCCGTGGTGATCGCCGCTGACCTGGAGACCCGGCACGCGCGCGCCGCGGTGCTCGACCTGTCGGGAAAGGTCCTCGCCGAGCACAGCGGCGCCCTCCTCATCGGCGACGGCCCCGACCGCGTCCTGGACGAACTGGCCCGCTGGTTCGCCCCTCTGCTCGCCGAGGCAGGTGCCGACGCGGCACGGGTCTGCGGCATCGGCCTTTCCGTGCCCGGCCCGGTCGACTGGGAGACGGCCCAGATCGTGCAGCCGCCGATCATGCCGGGCTGGGACCGCTTCCCCGTACGGGAACGACTGCGCGAAGCGTGGGCGGAGCACATCGGCCCCGCGTCCGATGCGGGGCCCCCGCCCGTCTACGTCGACAACGACGCCAACCTGATGGCCTTGGCGGAGCAGCGAGTCGGTCACCCCGACTGCAGTGCCTTCGTCCTGATCAAGGCTTCCACCGGCATCGGCGCTGGCGTCATCGTCGGCGGAGAGGTCTACCGAGGCATCGACGGTGGGGCCGGTGACATCGGCCACATCCGTCTGCACGACCGCCCTGACGCCCTGTGCATGTGCGGTTCCTACGGCTGTCTCGCCGCGGTCGCCAGTGGTGGCGCCATCGCCAGGCAGCTCACCGCCGCCGGAGTGCCCACCGCATCGGGATCCGACGTCCGCGCCCACCTGGCCACGGGTCACCCGGACGCCACGCGCTTCGCCCGGGAGGCGGGCCAGCGCGTGGGCGAAGTCCTCGTCACCGTCGTCACCTTGCTGAACCCCGGCGTCCTGGTCCTCACCGGCGACCTGGCCGGAACACCCTTCCTCACCGGTGTGCGTGAACTCCTCTACCAACGCGCCATGCCGCGCACCACCTCCCACCTCCAGGTCGTCACGTCGGAACTGGGCGACCACGCCGCCCTGATGGGCGCCACCCTTATGGTCGTCGAACACCTCTACGCGCCGGAGACGGCGGATGCGCGCCTTGCCGCGCTCCTCGCCCCCGGTGACAGGTGACCGCTGGCGCGCGACGCCGGGCCCACTTCCGCGCACTACAGGCCACGCGCACCACAGGCCACACACACGCGCACCACAGGCCACACACACGCGCACCACAGGCCACACACACGCACACCCCGGAGTAGCACCATGCCCCACCTCAGCGCCCCCGACGCCGCCGCTTGGGCCCATGCGCCTGTCCGCGTAGGCCTCGTGGGGGCCGGTCCGTGGGCCCGTGCCATGCATGCGCGCATGCTGGCAGCGGGCCCGGAGACGACCCTCGCGGGGGTCTGGGCCCGTCGGCCCGAGGCTGCCGCCGAGGTCGCCGCGGCGTACGGTGCTCCGGTCGCCGCCTCCTACGAGGAACTCCTCGACATGTCCGAGGCAGTGGCCTTCGCCGTACCGCCGGCCGTGCAGTCCGCCCTCGCCCCGCGTGCCGCCGCGGCGGGCCGCGCACTGCTCCTGGAGAAGCCGCTCGGTGTCGACCTGGACGCCGCCCGCGGAGTCGCGGACGCGGTTGCCGAGCATCAGGTGATCTCCCAGCTCGTCCTCACCAAGCGGTACCACCCGGCCACCCGCGCCTTCCTCGCCGAAGCGGCGACGCGGGAGGTGTCCGGTGCCCGCTCGTGCTACCTGCACGGTGCCTTTCTCGGGGGCGACTTCGCCACCGGGTGGCGACTGGAGCACGGCGCGCTGCTCGATCTGGGCCCGCACCTCCTGGACCTGCTCGACACCGCGGTCGCCCCGATCGTCTCCGTACGTGCCACGGGTGATCCGAGGCGTTGGATCGAACTGACCTGTGAACACGAGAACGGGGCGATCAGTCAGGCTTCCCTGTCCGGCAGCGTGAACCTGCCGCGGGCCAGGACGCGGGTGGAGCTCTTCGGGCCCGGCGAAGAACTGGTCTACGACACGGCGGGCATCGACCACGAGGAGTGCTGGCCCATTCTGCGCCGCGAGTTCGCCACCGCGGTCCGTACGGGCCACGGAACGGGAATCGACGCGGCCCACGGCCTGCACATCCAGCGACTGCTCGACCACGCCGCGGGCTGACGATACGGGCGCCCCCTGCCAGCGCGACAGCGGGCTCTACGACTGAAGGCGTCAGGGTGGAGAGGGACAATCCCTCTCCGCCCTGACGCCTTCAGTGGATGATTTATGCGGCAGAAGTCAGATGCGCCCATGTGTCAGCCGCGTCAACGGTCCGCCCTGGACCTTCGCGGTCCGGCGCCCGGCGGTGAAGGAAACACCGACCACACTGACCAGACCGGCGGCGGCCCCCGCGGCAATGGCCTTGCGGTTCTTCACCAAGGTCCAGCCGGCGACTGCCGTGGAAGCGACCTTGCCGGAGGCCGACACCACCGTCTTGCCGCCGCTCTCGATACCCGCGGCTGCCGCCTGCTTCGCACGCTGTGTCGCGAGCCCGAACGAATGCGCACCAGAACCGGCGGCATCGGCCGCCTCCCCGGCGGTCCCCTTCGCCTTCTCGGCAGCCTCGGCCGACTCCTGCTTGGCCTTCTGTGCAGTGGTGTTCACCTTGCTCGCTCCTGTACTCGCAGCGGACCGCCCCTTGGCGGCAGTTGCCTTCGTGCTCTGCCGGGCGTTACCGGCGCTGTCACTGGAATTTCTTCTCTCGTCAGCCATGGAGTCCGTGTTGCCGTTCAACGCCTCGTGAAACAAGAAGGGTTCGACTACTGGTGAGCGTCGCCCCCGCGCGGGGGCCGCACCGCGTGCTCACGCGCGCCAGCGCTGCACGTATCCCTCCATCAAGGGGCCCCCGACCAAGTCGAGAGCCTGCTCGACCGCAGCGGCCAACGGCGCCGGGTCGGCGTGCTCGGCCACGGCGCGGTGCCCGGCCAGCAGGGCTGTGCCCAGGGCGGGATCCGCGATCAGCAGCCGACGGGGAAGCCACTTGCCGATCCCTGTCCAGGCACTGTGATGGGCGGTGACCAGGTCAGCCGCCAAGCGCAGCACCTGGTCGGCGAGGGAGAGCTGTTCGTACCGGTCTGCCGGTGGGATGTCGCTGAGGTCGTCCAGGAAGCAGGTGAGGGCGTAGCGGCCGTGTTCCCATTCGGCCTCGGTGAGCGGCGGGGGACCGGACGCGAGCACGCTTCGAGCCAGCTGGCGTGCACGGGCCACGTGCCCGTGCGGATCAGCCAGGGGCAGACCTTGGTCGTAGACGAAGAGGACGGTGCCGCGACGCCGGGCTCGGTCCCAGGCGAAGAACTCCGGTATGTCCGCAAGGGTGTTCAGGAACAACTCGACTATGCGGCCATCATGACGGATCACCTCCCGGCGGCTCGTATCGGAGTCGGGGAGGAGAACGGCCACATCCAGATCGCTGGCAGGAGTGGCGCGACCTAGAGCGGCGGAACCTCCGAGCAGGGCGCCCAGGGCATGCGGGAAGAGCTCGTCGACCACACGGAGAGCTTGGGCTTCGACAGCTTCTTGATCGTCCATGGGCGCTCATCGTGCCAGCTTGTCCGCAGCAGCCTGACGGACGCTGCGGCCACACCTGGAAAACTGGGCGCCCGTGCCGGGAACAGGTGATCCGGGCGGTGCTGTTGCACCGACGGGGCACCGGCGCCCGACGGCCGGGAATCGGAGAGTACGAGGTCGTCGGCCCCACCGGGATTCGGGCGCCCGCGCCCCAGGATCGTGGGGCGCACGCCGCGCAGAGGGGCCTGGGCCATGACGCCTGGGTCGAGATAATTTCTTCCAGGAGGACTGTTTCTTATGACTGACTACCGGCCTTTGACACTCATGGCAGTACACGCCCACCCCGACGACGAGGCCACCGGAACCGGAGGTGTCCTCGCGCGGTATGCGGCGGAAGGATTCCGTACGGTTCTCGTGACCTGTACCGACGGCGGTTGCGGGGACGGGCCGGGGGGCGTCAAGCCAGGCGATCCCGGCCACGACCCGGCGGCCGTCGCCCAGATGCGCCGTCAGGAACTCAGGGAGAGCTGTGACGTCCTGAAGATCAGCGATCTGGAGACGCTGGACTATGCCGACTCCGGGATGATGGGCTGGTCGAGCAACGACGCCCCCGGGGCCTTCTGGCAGACCCCCGTCGAGGAAGGCGCCGCCCGCCTCGCGGAACTCATGCGGCACTACCGCCCCGATGTGGTCGTCACGTACGACGAGAACGGCTTCTACGGCCACCCCGACCACATCCAGGCCCACCGCATCACGATGGCGGCGCTGGCGATGACCACGCTGACACCGAAGGTGTACTGGACGACGATGCCCCGCTCGGCGATGCAACGGTTCGGGGAGACCATGCGCGAGTTCCAGGAGGACATGCCGGAGCCGGATCCCGCCGAGGCCGCGGCGCTGGCGGAGATCGGCCTCCCCGACGACGAGATCACCACGTGGGTGGACACCACCGCCTTCAGCGGCCAGAAGTTCGATGCGCTGGCCGCGCACGCCAGTCAGGGCGAGAACATCTTCTTCCTCAGGATGGGCAAGGAAAGGTTCGGCGAGTTGATGGGCATGGAGACCTTCGTGCGCGTCGCGGACTCCACCGGCGCGGCCGTACCGGAGAACGACCTGTTCGC
This region includes:
- a CDS encoding extracellular solute-binding protein; the encoded protein is MLMKTRRSRAARFGLAATLAAGLLAGCSGSSDAERQADNTITVWSQENLPPRMAATEKIVSRFEKETGVKVNLVGVDEAQLPQLIMSAAASGKLPDVIGAVPMGQVWQMYGNGLLNTKVAEQIVQDLDPDTFNANALSLTEDHGTRLGVPSDAWLQLLVYRKDLFAEAGLKAPDTYTKARKAAAALDSDGRAGMSAATDPSDVFTQQSFEDLALANGCRLVDAAGKPALDSPQCREAFAAYDDLAREHGASGTQSVDTTRATYFAGKSSMMIWSSFLLDELAGLRSDALPSCPQCKKDPKFLARNTNVITALQGPDGKEPAQFGEITSWAVTRTAETGASRKFIEYMMSKGYEDWFGMAPEGKIPVRTGTQSEPGTFDRAWRSSVMGVDRRASMQKAYPPELLDRLVAGVGNMKRWGLTEGQGTLVGATNGELPVAKAIGAMTSGQISPDEAAEEANDEVAALQKSLQ
- a CDS encoding sugar ABC transporter permease, which translates into the protein MSTLQSGAKKRRDHQSRPAGKNQPQLSGKNQPQSASKRENRAGLAFVTPTFLVVLVVVILPILWTVLLAFQHAKLVNIQDSGLFGRWTLANFEQVFGSPGFWSSLGTTLLYTVGSTAGSVVLGLIAALALRKPFRGRGILRAAMLLPYVAPVVAVAFVWEVALSPQFGIVNEWGHKLFGWDDPIAFLSTRSYEVSLLGVHFDIPLALLTVIAFETWRYFPFAFLFMLARLQAVPSSLEEAAEVDGATLTQRFRHILLPQLMPVIALLSVLRFIMTFNKFDDIYLLTGGGSGTDVVAVRVYDFLTSRFDVGAASAQALVLAVALMALLGIYFKFFGKKVQEESA
- a CDS encoding carbohydrate ABC transporter permease encodes the protein MTRTQTMTRAGTEQPQPDGPRSEPRRRTPRPTRAQFEERFFGVLRWVVIAFLAAITIVPFYYMLLLSVKPIDALLLDPGNLWVSAKDFTLSTYENVLKSSSDGGQGFLGMLLNSALVAVATVLLTLAAAVPGAYAVSRLKFFGNRHVSAIFLAVYLFPATLLAVPLFVMFAKMGLSGSLVGLAIVYIAQTVPVSIYMLKNYFVTIPHSIEEAAAIDGASRLQTVRKIILPLATPTLMATGLYVFMIAWNEFLFALLFLAAEPDKWTVSLGLQQLANGIEVSKTVLMAGSVILTIPVVLLFFAAERLLTEGLTSGADKG
- a CDS encoding ROK family protein, translating into MAGNQASAGHLLQLIRSGQATTRGALQQATGLSRSTVGHRLDQLFAAGWLRDATGASTGGRPSARLEFDPTHAVVIAADLETRHARAAVLDLSGKVLAEHSGALLIGDGPDRVLDELARWFAPLLAEAGADAARVCGIGLSVPGPVDWETAQIVQPPIMPGWDRFPVRERLREAWAEHIGPASDAGPPPVYVDNDANLMALAEQRVGHPDCSAFVLIKASTGIGAGVIVGGEVYRGIDGGAGDIGHIRLHDRPDALCMCGSYGCLAAVASGGAIARQLTAAGVPTASGSDVRAHLATGHPDATRFAREAGQRVGEVLVTVVTLLNPGVLVLTGDLAGTPFLTGVRELLYQRAMPRTTSHLQVVTSELGDHAALMGATLMVVEHLYAPETADARLAALLAPGDR
- a CDS encoding Gfo/Idh/MocA family oxidoreductase — its product is MPHLSAPDAAAWAHAPVRVGLVGAGPWARAMHARMLAAGPETTLAGVWARRPEAAAEVAAAYGAPVAASYEELLDMSEAVAFAVPPAVQSALAPRAAAAGRALLLEKPLGVDLDAARGVADAVAEHQVISQLVLTKRYHPATRAFLAEAATREVSGARSCYLHGAFLGGDFATGWRLEHGALLDLGPHLLDLLDTAVAPIVSVRATGDPRRWIELTCEHENGAISQASLSGSVNLPRARTRVELFGPGEELVYDTAGIDHEECWPILRREFATAVRTGHGTGIDAAHGLHIQRLLDHAAG
- a CDS encoding nucleotidyltransferase domain-containing protein codes for the protein MDDQEAVEAQALRVVDELFPHALGALLGGSAALGRATPASDLDVAVLLPDSDTSRREVIRHDGRIVELFLNTLADIPEFFAWDRARRRGTVLFVYDQGLPLADPHGHVARARQLARSVLASGPPPLTEAEWEHGRYALTCFLDDLSDIPPADRYEQLSLADQVLRLAADLVTAHHSAWTGIGKWLPRRLLIADPALGTALLAGHRAVAEHADPAPLAAAVEQALDLVGGPLMEGYVQRWRA
- a CDS encoding PIG-L family deacetylase, with protein sequence MTDYRPLTLMAVHAHPDDEATGTGGVLARYAAEGFRTVLVTCTDGGCGDGPGGVKPGDPGHDPAAVAQMRRQELRESCDVLKISDLETLDYADSGMMGWSSNDAPGAFWQTPVEEGAARLAELMRHYRPDVVVTYDENGFYGHPDHIQAHRITMAALAMTTLTPKVYWTTMPRSAMQRFGETMREFQEDMPEPDPAEAAALAEIGLPDDEITTWVDTTAFSGQKFDALAAHASQGENIFFLRMGKERFGELMGMETFVRVADSTGAAVPENDLFAGLR